From a single Girardinichthys multiradiatus isolate DD_20200921_A chromosome 17, DD_fGirMul_XY1, whole genome shotgun sequence genomic region:
- the dclre1c gene encoding protein artemis, producing MSSFAGRMREYPNVSLDRFDRENLHAQAYFLSHCHKDHMKGLKGPLLKRKLQFSRTVRLYCSFVTKELLLNNPKYAFWDEYVVPLELESPTQISLVDEASGEKEEIVVTLLPAGHCPGSVMFLFEGRQGNVLYTGDFRLAMGDASRMEHLHSGSRVKDIQSVYLDSTFYDTRFYQIPSREVCLKGISELIGNWISQSSYHVVWLNCKAAYGYEYLFTNLGDVFSTQIHVSSLAMFKKMPEILSYVTTDRRSQIHACRHPKDEEFFQGNRLPCGCTAVDGTPLRIISIKPSTMWFGERTKKTNVIIKTGSSSYRACFSFHSSYSEIKDFLSYLQPVNILPSVIPIGRTLADVSQMLRLMCRNQPDGAAFIYKPLGVLKRRRVQRLTHDSGSDDELFEGLDLAPVRKKMSLNQEPENDTPPVRIAPPVAMSIPPLVSDTTSVGQNYFDCTESNGEDDSDEDDEGKADIKKTEEGRDSPKWEDFFTTEPLSDSQNSQSHSCCSVAATTPSRETGSQTPDLFSDEDQTPDNVETFSLTLSASLSSHSSQNLEDTVILHPQTQNTSSDCVQSELEELPASQASSDFDIPSTPESKVPQPDDLLQLYRKLASGEEVVIRGGGQVGHEGD from the exons ATGAGTTCGTTTGCGGGTCGGATGAGGGAGTACCCCAACGTGTCTCTGGACCGGTTCGACAGGGAGAACCTGCACGCCCAGGCTTATTTCCTTTCCCACTGTCACAAAG ACCACATGAAAGGCTTGAAAGGACCTCTGCTGAAGAGAAAACTGCAGTTCAG TCGAACAGTCAGACTTTACTGCTCCTTTGTGACCAAAGAGCTGCTGCTGAACAATCCCAAGTACGCTTTCTGGGACGAATATGTA GTTCCTCTGGAGCTGGAAAGCCCGACTCAGATTTCCCTGGTGGATGAAGCGTCTGGAGAG AAAGAGGAGATCGTGGTAACGCTGCTTCCTGCAGGTCACTGTCCTGGATCGGTCAT GTTCCTCTTTGAGGGTCGCCAAGGAAACGTATTGTACACTggggacttccggttggcgaTGGGAGACGCGTCCAGAATGGAGCATCTTCACTCTGGCAGCAG GGTCAAAGATATCCAGAGTGTTTATCTGGACTCTACCTTCTACGACACACGCTTCTACCAGATCCCCAGCCGA GAGGTCTGTTTGAAAGGAATTTCAGAGCTGATCGGGAACTGGATCAGTCAGAGTTCGTATCATGTTGTGTGGCTCAACTGTAAGGCTGCTTACGGATACGAATACCTGTTTACAAACCTGGGAGATGTGTTCAGCACACAG ATCCACGTCAGCAGTCTGGCCATGTTCAAGAAGATGCCAGAGATCCTGAGCTATGTGACCACCGACCGCAGATCCCAGATCCACGCCTGTAGACACCCGAAG GATGAGGAGTTTTTCCAGGGCAACAGGCTGCCGTGTGGCTGCACTGCTGTTGACGGGACACCGCTCCGGATCATCAGCATTAAACCATCGACCATGTGGTTCGGAGAGAGAACGAAGAAGACCAACGTCATCATAAA AACAGGAAGCAGTTCATACAGAGCCTGCTTCAGCTTCCACTCCTCCTACTCCGAG aTCAAAGACTTCCTGTCCTACCTGCAGCCCGTCAACATCCTTCCGAGTGTCATCCCGATTGGACGCACGCTGGCTGATGTCTCACAGAT GTTGAGGCTGATGTGCAGGAACCAGCCTGATGGAGCAGCGTTCATATACAAGCCTCTGGGAGTCCTGAAGCGACGCAGAGTTCAGCGGCTGACTCACG ACTCGGGCAGCGATGATGAGCTGTTTGAAGGTTTGGATCTGGCTCCGGTCAGGAAGAAGATGAGTCTTAACCAGGAACCAGAAAACG ATACGCCGCCTGTGAGAATAGCGCCCCCTGTGGCCATGTCAATACCTCCGCTGGTCTCTGACACGACGTCTGTTGGACAGAACTACTTTGACTGCACTGAGTCCAACGGTGAGGACGACAGCGATGAGGATGACGAGGGAAAAGCAGACATAAAAAAGACGGAGGAAGGAAGAGATTCACCAAAATGGGAGGATTTCTTCACCACAGAGCCGCTGAGTGACAGCCAGAACAGCCAATCACATTCCTGCTGCTCCGTTGCAGCCACCACCCCCTCCAGAGAGACTGGATCACAGACCCCAGATCTGTTCAGCGATGAGGACCAAACACCTGACAACGTGGAAACCTTCAGCCTGACCCTGTCCGCCTCACTGTCCAGTCATTCCTCACAGAACCTGGAAGACACAGTGATCCTCCACCCACAGACCCAGAATACCAGTTCTGATTGTGTCCAATCAgaactggaggagctgccagCATCTCAGGCCTCATCGGATTTTGACATCCCCTCCACGCCAGAGTCGAAGGTGCCGCAGCCGGACGACCTGCTGCAGCTGTACAGGAAGCTGGCATCAGGAGAGGAAGTGGTCATCAGAGGAGGTGGTCAGGTTGGGCATGAAGGAGATTAA